From the genome of Denticeps clupeoides chromosome 4, fDenClu1.1, whole genome shotgun sequence, one region includes:
- the adisspa gene encoding UPF0687 protein C20orf27 homolog isoform X3, translating into MATARKSSTSKGGGVRFPDEEDAAPPSFCSEEVQQDQVITALPESDGSYLVKVGFLKSQHRYEIVFTIPQVPSLGKDNCLSPALRTTAKPRLRATNITPRPEGGVKVVCEYTAQQEGVVQEELTLVNRSRRDGSVRVKVQARVMDRHHGTPQLMEGVRCMGAEKEINTKQSDRKKM; encoded by the exons ATGGCAACAGCGAGGAAGA GCTCCACGTCCAAAGGTGGAGGAGTGCGTTTCCCTGACGAAGAGGATGCTGCACCCCCTAGTTTTTGCTCAGAGGAAGTGCAGCAGGATCAGGTCATTACTGCCCTCCCGGAGTCGGACGGGAGCTACCTTGTTAAG gttggctttttaaaaagccagCATCGTTATGAGATTGTTTTCACAATCCCACAAGTTCCATCTTTGGGCAAAGACAACTGCCTGTCCCCTGCTCTCAGAACCACTGCTAAACCCCGGCTACGTGCCACCAACATCACTCCTCGGCCGGAAG gtggCGTTAAAGTGGTGTGTGAGTACACTGCGCAGCAGGAGGGGGTGGTGCAGGAGGAGCTGACACTGGTCAACAGAAGCAGGAGGGATGGGAGCGTGCGTGTCAAAGTTCAGGCCAGGGTAATGG ATCGTCACCACGGTACCCCCCAATTAATGGAAGGAGTCCGGTGTATGGGGGCAGAGAAGGAGATCAACACAAAACAAAGTGACCGGAAGAAGATGTGA
- the tesk1a gene encoding dual specificity testis-specific protein kinase 2 isoform X1, with amino-acid sequence MDHDEADQEPCEPPVHGLHGPNRIRPSSYRALRSAVSSLARIDDFFCEKIGSGFFSEVFKVQHRITGQVMALKMNTLASNKANMLREVQLMNRLCHPNILRFLGVCVHEGQLHALTEYINGGNLEQLLDSDVYLSWSVRIGLSLDIAGGLQYLHSKGIFHRDLTSKNCLVRCENGVFTAVVGDFGLAEKIPDYSDGVEKKPLAVVGSPYWMAPEVLRGEVYNEKVDVFAYGIILCEIIARIEADPDILPRKEDFGLDVEAFEHMVGDCPQSFFNLAVACCNMRAESRPSFSDIVTDLEMIEREREKSELPVVLEPVDNDSSPYRWKSPPCRADDQRLSRSQSDMLPPSSLTTPGATTPSLGGTPARVNPFSLRQDLNGGRIKLFDTPSKSVISLTFTLPPPPILDPCSSPPLTVGNPGFRGPPRRCQSLPCTPELGRPMLVPCEQDAQSFGEEEEDEGGKESSGEVVKDSTTVTLLSTSDRGDDSGLALDLDMVLLERLKEEEEEEEEGGEEEDVKLTAVGPSEPMDCSSSPDAAPARAASSASRSLLGAPFCSSSCSSSSYSLQPNGWGLPISNGPPSLPPLPRLDNNNGSLPTGRILGWGATNGYRSAMVPEPASFPAEPQDEVISCPGCCLVGLSFPSVCLRGTTGPRQVGRSRRLYRNFAAGEGGVAAAASAAAAAATATKGLLCRGAKDLAPPTTSCEPGLPLPEAQT; translated from the exons ATGGATCACGATGAGGCGGACCAGGAGCCCTGCGAGCCCCCGGTCCACGGGCTCCACGGCCCGAACCGGATCCGGCCCTCCTCGTACCGCGCGCTGCGCAGCGCCGTGTCCAGCCTGGCGCGGATCGACGACTTCTTCTGCGAGAAGATCGGCTCGGGCTTCTTCTCCGAGGTGTTCAAG gttcAGCACAGGATCACAGGGCAGGTGATGGCTCTGAAGATGAACACACTGGCCAGCAACAAGGCCAACATGCTGCGCGAGGTGCAGCTCATGAACCGCCTCTGTCACCCCAACATTCTCAG gtttttgggtgtgtgtgttcacgaGGGTCAGCTCCATGCCCTTACAGAG TACATCAACGGTGGGAATctggagcagctgctggacaGTGACGTGTACCTCTCATGGTCTGTAAGGATAGGCCTGTCTTTGGACATTGCTGGGGGGCTGCAGTACCTCCACAGCAAAGGCATCTTCCATCGAGACCTTACTTCCAAG AACTGCCTGGTGCGTTGTGAGAATGGGGTCTTCACAGCCGTAGTTGGTGACTTCGGCCTGGCAGAAAAAATCCCAGATTACAG TGATGGGGTGGAGAAGAAACCTCTTGCAGTGGTGGGTTCCCCCTACTGGATGGCCCCAGAAGTTCTTAGAGGAGAAGTGTACAACGAGAAG gtgGATGTTTTTGCCTATGGCATCATCCTGTGTGAAATCATTGCTAGGATTGAAGCTGATCCAGATATCCTTCCTCGTAAAGAG GATTTTGGACTGGACGTCGAGGCTTTTGAGCACATGGTTGGGGACTGTCCACAGTCCTTCTTCAATCTAGCAGTGGCTTGCTGCAAT ATGCGTGCGGAGAGTCGCCCCTCTTTTTCTGATATTGTCACTGATCTGGAGATGAttgaacgagagagagagaagagtgaGCTGCCAGTGGTTTTGG AACCTGTTGATAATGACAGCAGCCCATACCGGTGGAAGAGCCCACCCTGCCGTGCCGATGACCAGCGTTTGTCCCGGAGTCAGTCTGACATGCTGCCACCATCATCTCTCACCACACCAGGAGCAACCACGCCCAGTCTGGGAGGCACCCCAGCCCGCGTCAACCCCTTCTCCCTGCGGCAGGACCTGAACGGAGGCCGCATCAAGCTCTTCGATACGCCCAGCAAGTCGGTCATCTCCCTGACCTTCACCCTGCCCCCTCCCCCGATTCTTGACCCTTGCTCCTCGCCTCCGTTGACTGTGGGAAACCCGGGGTTCCGTGGTCCACCTCGACGCTGCCAGTCCCTTCCTTGCACTCCTGAGCTGGGTCGTCCCATGCTTGTCCCCTGTGAGCAGGATGCCCAGAGCTTcggggaggaagaagaggacgaAGGAGGGAAGGAGTCATCAGGAGAGGTAGTTAAAGACAGCACAACAGTGACCTTACTGTCCACATCGGACAGAGGAGATGATTCAGGCCTCGCACTGGACCTAGATATGGTGTTGCTCGAGCGGctcaaggaggaggaggaggaggaggaagaggggggcgAGGAGGAAGATGTGAAGCTGACCGCTGTTGGTCCTTCTGAGCCCATGGATTGCTCGAGCTCTCCGGATGCAGCGCCAGCTAGAGCTGCCTCTTCAGCGTCCAGATCTCTCCTCGGTGCCCCCTtctgttcctcctcctgctcctcttcgTCTTACTCACTGCAGCCAAATGGATGGGGTTTACCCATCTCCAATGGGCCGCCCTCGCTGCCACCACTTCCCCGTTTGGACAACAACAACGGCTCGTTACCCACGGGCCGAATCCTGGGCTGGGGGGCCACCAATGGCTACCGCAGCGCCATGGTCCCTGAACCCGCATCTTTTCCAGCTGAGCCGCAGGACGAGGTCATTTCCTGTCCGGGCTGCTGTCTGGTGGGTCTCAGCTTTCCTTCTGTGTGCCTGCGTGGCACCACAGGGCCCCGGCAGGTGGGTCGATCTCGCCGCCTGTACCGGAACTTTGCAGCAGGGGAGGGCGGCGTGGCCGCCGCCGCCTCTGCTGCGGCCGCTGCGGCTACGGCGACCAAGGGGCTTCTCTGCCGGGGGGCCAAGGACCTGGCACCCCCCACCACATCCTGTGAACCCGGCCTGCCCCTCCCAGAGGCGCAGACGTAA
- the tesk1a gene encoding dual specificity testis-specific protein kinase 1 isoform X2 encodes MDHDEADQEPCEPPVHGLHGPNRIRPSSYRALRSAVSSLARIDDFFCEKIGSGFFSEVFKVQHRITGQVMALKMNTLASNKANMLREVQLMNRLCHPNILRFLGVCVHEGQLHALTEYINGGNLEQLLDSDVYLSWSVRIGLSLDIAGGLQYLHSKGIFHRDLTSKNCLVRCENGVFTAVVGDFGLAEKIPDYSDGVEKKPLAVVGSPYWMAPEVLRGEVYNEKVDVFAYGIILCEIIARIEADPDILPRKEDFGLDVEAFEHMVGDCPQSFFNLAVACCNMRAESRPSFSDIVTDLEMIEREREKSELPVVLEPVDNDSSPYRWKSPPCRADDQRLSRSQSDMLPPSSLTTPGATTPSLGGTPARVNPFSLRQDLNGGRIKLFDTPSKSVISLTFTLPPPPILDPCSSPPLTVGNPGFRGPPRRCQSLPCTPELGRPMLVPCEQDAQSFGEEEEDEGGKESSGEVVKDSTTVTLLSTSDRGDDSGLALDLDMVLLELLLFVLLTAAKWMGFTHLQWAALAATTSPFGQQQRLVTHGPNPGLGGHQWLPQRHGP; translated from the exons ATGGATCACGATGAGGCGGACCAGGAGCCCTGCGAGCCCCCGGTCCACGGGCTCCACGGCCCGAACCGGATCCGGCCCTCCTCGTACCGCGCGCTGCGCAGCGCCGTGTCCAGCCTGGCGCGGATCGACGACTTCTTCTGCGAGAAGATCGGCTCGGGCTTCTTCTCCGAGGTGTTCAAG gttcAGCACAGGATCACAGGGCAGGTGATGGCTCTGAAGATGAACACACTGGCCAGCAACAAGGCCAACATGCTGCGCGAGGTGCAGCTCATGAACCGCCTCTGTCACCCCAACATTCTCAG gtttttgggtgtgtgtgttcacgaGGGTCAGCTCCATGCCCTTACAGAG TACATCAACGGTGGGAATctggagcagctgctggacaGTGACGTGTACCTCTCATGGTCTGTAAGGATAGGCCTGTCTTTGGACATTGCTGGGGGGCTGCAGTACCTCCACAGCAAAGGCATCTTCCATCGAGACCTTACTTCCAAG AACTGCCTGGTGCGTTGTGAGAATGGGGTCTTCACAGCCGTAGTTGGTGACTTCGGCCTGGCAGAAAAAATCCCAGATTACAG TGATGGGGTGGAGAAGAAACCTCTTGCAGTGGTGGGTTCCCCCTACTGGATGGCCCCAGAAGTTCTTAGAGGAGAAGTGTACAACGAGAAG gtgGATGTTTTTGCCTATGGCATCATCCTGTGTGAAATCATTGCTAGGATTGAAGCTGATCCAGATATCCTTCCTCGTAAAGAG GATTTTGGACTGGACGTCGAGGCTTTTGAGCACATGGTTGGGGACTGTCCACAGTCCTTCTTCAATCTAGCAGTGGCTTGCTGCAAT ATGCGTGCGGAGAGTCGCCCCTCTTTTTCTGATATTGTCACTGATCTGGAGATGAttgaacgagagagagagaagagtgaGCTGCCAGTGGTTTTGG AACCTGTTGATAATGACAGCAGCCCATACCGGTGGAAGAGCCCACCCTGCCGTGCCGATGACCAGCGTTTGTCCCGGAGTCAGTCTGACATGCTGCCACCATCATCTCTCACCACACCAGGAGCAACCACGCCCAGTCTGGGAGGCACCCCAGCCCGCGTCAACCCCTTCTCCCTGCGGCAGGACCTGAACGGAGGCCGCATCAAGCTCTTCGATACGCCCAGCAAGTCGGTCATCTCCCTGACCTTCACCCTGCCCCCTCCCCCGATTCTTGACCCTTGCTCCTCGCCTCCGTTGACTGTGGGAAACCCGGGGTTCCGTGGTCCACCTCGACGCTGCCAGTCCCTTCCTTGCACTCCTGAGCTGGGTCGTCCCATGCTTGTCCCCTGTGAGCAGGATGCCCAGAGCTTcggggaggaagaagaggacgaAGGAGGGAAGGAGTCATCAGGAGAGGTAGTTAAAGACAGCACAACAGTGACCTTACTGTCCACATCGGACAGAGGAGATGATTCAGGCCTCGCACTGGACCTAGATATGGTGTTGCTCGAG ctgctcctcttcgTCTTACTCACTGCAGCCAAATGGATGGGGTTTACCCATCTCCAATGGGCCGCCCTCGCTGCCACCACTTCCCCGTTTGGACAACAACAACGGCTCGTTACCCACGGGCCGAATCCTGGGCTGGGGGGCCACCAATGGCTACCGCAGCGCCATGGTCCCTGA
- the adisspa gene encoding UPF0687 protein C20orf27 homolog isoform X2 produces the protein MSAAQPGARIVASTSPRPAGRDDGTAEGWCLLASGCDRALRERQVRFCMQVGFLKSQHRYEIVFTIPQVPSLGKDNCLSPALRTTAKPRLRATNITPRPEGRSLLEPPLRKTNQGYLPCTGGVKVVCEYTAQQEGVVQEELTLVNRSRRDGSVRVKVQARVMDRHHGTPQLMEGVRCMGAEKEINTKQSDRKKM, from the exons ATGAGCGCGGCGCAGCCCGGTGCGCGGATTGTCGCGTCGACGTCGCCGCGTCCAGCCGGACGGGATGATGGGACCGCGGAGGGATGGTGTCTCCTCGCGTCGGGCTGTGATCGGGCGCTGAGGGAGCGGCAGGTTCGGTTCTGCATGCAG gttggctttttaaaaagccagCATCGTTATGAGATTGTTTTCACAATCCCACAAGTTCCATCTTTGGGCAAAGACAACTGCCTGTCCCCTGCTCTCAGAACCACTGCTAAACCCCGGCTACGTGCCACCAACATCACTCCTCGGCCGGAAGGTAGGAGCCTTCTGGAGCCGCCATTACGCAAAACTAACCAGGGATATCTGCCTTGCACCG gtggCGTTAAAGTGGTGTGTGAGTACACTGCGCAGCAGGAGGGGGTGGTGCAGGAGGAGCTGACACTGGTCAACAGAAGCAGGAGGGATGGGAGCGTGCGTGTCAAAGTTCAGGCCAGGGTAATGG ATCGTCACCACGGTACCCCCCAATTAATGGAAGGAGTCCGGTGTATGGGGGCAGAGAAGGAGATCAACACAAAACAAAGTGACCGGAAGAAGATGTGA
- the adisspa gene encoding UPF0687 protein C20orf27 homolog isoform X1, with translation MATARKSSTSKGGGVRFPDEEDAAPPSFCSEEVQQDQVITALPESDGSYLVKVGFLKSQHRYEIVFTIPQVPSLGKDNCLSPALRTTAKPRLRATNITPRPEGRSLLEPPLRKTNQGYLPCTGGVKVVCEYTAQQEGVVQEELTLVNRSRRDGSVRVKVQARVMDRHHGTPQLMEGVRCMGAEKEINTKQSDRKKM, from the exons ATGGCAACAGCGAGGAAGA GCTCCACGTCCAAAGGTGGAGGAGTGCGTTTCCCTGACGAAGAGGATGCTGCACCCCCTAGTTTTTGCTCAGAGGAAGTGCAGCAGGATCAGGTCATTACTGCCCTCCCGGAGTCGGACGGGAGCTACCTTGTTAAG gttggctttttaaaaagccagCATCGTTATGAGATTGTTTTCACAATCCCACAAGTTCCATCTTTGGGCAAAGACAACTGCCTGTCCCCTGCTCTCAGAACCACTGCTAAACCCCGGCTACGTGCCACCAACATCACTCCTCGGCCGGAAGGTAGGAGCCTTCTGGAGCCGCCATTACGCAAAACTAACCAGGGATATCTGCCTTGCACCG gtggCGTTAAAGTGGTGTGTGAGTACACTGCGCAGCAGGAGGGGGTGGTGCAGGAGGAGCTGACACTGGTCAACAGAAGCAGGAGGGATGGGAGCGTGCGTGTCAAAGTTCAGGCCAGGGTAATGG ATCGTCACCACGGTACCCCCCAATTAATGGAAGGAGTCCGGTGTATGGGGGCAGAGAAGGAGATCAACACAAAACAAAGTGACCGGAAGAAGATGTGA
- the btr01 gene encoding E3 ubiquitin-protein ligase TRIM39 — MASSGDFLSEEQFSCSICLEMFSNPVSTPCGHSFCLNCINSYWDGKNKDCQCPLCKESFRRRPELHVNHTLKEITENFKRLSTKTTAVDGLTSSPKMDQHTKMRQYKDMPNELFAEMKNRFQKTSDPSCEPGSPATTQNLTRRFTVTGYGSEAARGSDVLPCPQHRLPLEMFCRTDQICVCTMCSEGAHYGHTIVPAKREWNIKKAHMGIVEVEIKDLITQREKKVEEIKTSLANIQASADKESQGTISVFAELMASIERSQAELLEVVEMGRRAAELRAQAIVRDLEQEIAELKERIATLSELSQSNDHIMFLKTFPTACVLPPQTRDWTQVTLTPDPTAGAVLRTVTQAAEQIQQELAKLPNICLRSDAGPLTQQSKIWKVQEYTVDVTFDPATAHPRLILSADGKRVHCSDRYLSLPDVPERFDRVVCVLGQQAFSSGRQYWEVYVGIKTDWDLGVASHAINRKGKITVSPAHGYWFLSLRDKNDYAFRTEPPTPLRLTCHPQRIGIFLDMDKGQLSFYDAESRQLLHTYMDAFPENTRPFFSPCTNKSGRNEAPLVICKILLD; from the exons ATGGCCTCCTCAGGTGACTTTCTATCAGAAGAACAGTTCTCCTGTTCCATCTGCTTGGAAATGTTTTCCAACCCTGTGTCTACACCATGTGGCCATAGTTTCTGTCTGAATTGCATCAACTCCTATTGGGATGGCAAGAACAAGGACTGTCAATGTCCGCTCTGCAAGGAGAGCTTCCGTCGACGGCCAGAGCTGCATGTCAACCACACGCTGAAGGAAATCACAGAGAATTTCAAAAGGCTGTCCACAAAGACCACAGCTGTGGATGGTCTCACCAGCAGCCCCAAGATGGATCAACACACCAAAATGAGGCAGTACAAAGACATGCCCAATGAGCTCTTCGCTGAGATGAAGAACCGCTTCCAGAAAACCAGTGACCCCAGCTGTGAGCCCGGATCTCCAGCCACCACACAAAACCTGACACGTCGCTTTACAGTGACTGGGTATGGGAGTGAAGCTGCCAGAGGGTCGGATGTTCTCCCCTGCCCACAGCACAGGTTGCCACTGGAGATGTTCTGCCGCACTGACCAGAtctgtgtgtgcaccatgtgttcaGAGGGTGCACATTATGGCCACACCATTGTCCCAGCCAAGAGAGAATGGAACATCAAGAAG GCACACATGGGAATAGTAGAAGTGGAGATAAAGGATCTGATCACTCAGAGGGAAAAGAAGGTGGAGGAGATCAAGACATCACTGGCCAACATCCAA GCCAGTGCCGATAAGGAGTCTCAGGGCACTATAAGCGTATTTGCTGAACTGATGGCGAGCATTGAGCGGAGCCAGGCCGAGCTGCTGGAAGTGGTGGAGATGGGCCGGCGCGCGGCTGAGCTGCGGGCTCAGGCCATCGTCCGTGATCTGGAGCAGGAGATCGCCGAGCTGAAGGAGAGGATAGCGACCCTCTCGGAGCTGTCCCAGTCCAACGACCACATCATGTTCCTGAAG ACCTTCCCTACAGCCTGTGTACTGCCTCCACAAACACGTGACTGGACACAGGTCACCCTCACCCCTGACCCCACTGCAGGGGCTGTGCTGAGGACCGTCACTCAGGCTGCTGAACAAATACAGCAGGAGCTTGCAAAGTTGCCAAATATCT GCTTGCGGTCAGACGCAGGACCTCTAACGCAACAGTCCA agaTATGGAAGGTGCAAGAATATACAG tggATGTGACTTTTGACCCAGCCACTGCCCACCCACGACTGATCCTCTCGGCTGATGGCAAGCGGGTGCACTGCAGCGACCGCTACCTGTCACTGCCTGATGTTCCTGAGCGCTTTGACCGGGTGGTCTGTGTTCTGGGCCAGCAGGCCTTCAGCTCCGGTCGCCAATATTGGGAGGTGTATGTGGGCATAAAGACCGACTGGGATCTGGGCGTGGCCAGCCACGCCATCAACCGCAAGGGCAAGATCACTGTCAGCCCAGCGCATGGCTACTGGTTCCTGAGCCTGCGTGACAAGAATGATTACGCCTTCCGCACTGAGCCACCTACTCCTCTGCGGCTCACATGTCACCCGCAAAGGATCGGCATCTTTTTGGACATGGATAAGGGGCAGCTGTCGTTCTACGATGCCGAGTCTAGACAGCTCCTTCATACTTACATGGACGCATTCCCTGAAAACACCCGCCCGTTCTTTAGCCCCTGCACCAATAAATCAGGTAGAAACGAGGCACCTCTTGTGATATGCAAGATCTTACTGGATTAA